The following nucleotide sequence is from Sulfurospirillum arsenophilum NBRC 109478.
CGGCAATAAAATTCATGAGCGAATTGATGAGAAACTTTATACGATGATTTTAAATCGTCTGCTTTGGGTGATTTCGTTTTATCTGATCTTCTCAACCTTTTACATGTAAAGTACGTATTTGCGTAGCAAAAGCGTTTGTGCTTCTTTGTACTTCGCTGTGTGGGAAGATGGTGTACACTCTATCAATGGAGCATATTTTTCATAGGTTTGCCATACACGTGCTGCTCCTTCTCTTTTTCCCTTACATGCCAATGCTAAAGCAGTGGATGCATTAATAAGACCTTTAAGGATTTTTGCTTCATCACTCTGTTCAGGAAGTTTTTTGAGGCGATGCCAATCTTCTTCTAGAACCTCATGACCTTCGACAAATTCATTGTTTTCAACAACTTTTAAAAACTGTTCAATTGCTAGCATGGGAACTCTTTATTTTAGGTTTAGGGGAAGGCTCATGCAAGTAGAAACCTTGTGCATAATCGATGCCAAGTTCTTGCACTTTTTCTAAAATTTCTTTTTTGTGAACAAATTCAGCAACAACTAAAATACCCAGATTTTTCGCAAAATGGGTAATGGTTTTAACGGTTGCATATGCATTGACATCGGTATCGAGATGCTTAATGAGCGAGCCATCTATCTTAATGAAGTCAACCTTTAAACGTAAAAGGTACTCAAAATTAGAGTAGCCTGTTCCAAAATCATCAATAGCCAGCAGACAACCATGCGCCCTTGCTTTTTGGATAAAGGTTTGCACATCCACTGAATCTTCAATACCTTCGGATTCTACGAGCTCTAAAGTGATGCGCCCTTTAAGTGTAGGGGACTGTTCCAGTAGATTCATAAGATAGGCTGTTGTTTCTTGATTTAAAATATCTTCTTTCGTAATATTGATTGAAATGTCACAATGAAGTTCTACAGCTGCTCGAAAACCTTCTTGAAGTACAAAGCGTGTAAGTTGGTCGTACAGATGCATGCGTTTAGCAAGGTCAATAAAATGAAAGGGAGAGATAATATGCCCATCGGTGTCGATCAAGCGAATTAAGACTTCATATTTTTTACGCTCTTCACCTTTTACATGTAAAGGAACAATCTCTTGTAAGAAAATGGTAAAACGGTTCTCTTTAAGAGCATTACGTATGGTTTCATTCCATTGAATATCTTTTTGAAGGCGTTCTTCAAAGCCTTTGTCATCGTCATAAATAACAAAAGCTTTATGCGCAATGCGCGCCTCTTTCATCGCAATTTCAGCACGATTGTAAAGATACTCTCTACCATTGGCAATACCAAAACGAAGAGAGAGCGGGTAGAATGCTTGTTGGATAAAGAGTCCTTCATGGCTTAAGACAGCAAGGAGATGTTGACATTCATCGTTGAAGGCTTGATCGGGAAGTGACGAGTCGCAAAAGAGGGCAAATTCATCACTTTGAAGGTGAAAGAGTTGCCAAGATTTTGACATAAGCTGTTTGATTTTGATGGCGAGATGGCGTAAGTAAAGATCGCCAAAGGCTTGCCCATGCAGCGTATTGATATCACGAAAACCACAAATATTTAAGATAGCCAGATGCGGCATAGTAGCATGTTCAATAACTTCAAAGAGTACCTTACGGCTTGGCAGTTCGATGAGTTTCTCTTTACGAAGGTGTTCGACTTGCTCAAAAAGCTCACTGACATCGTAGCGGATCGCAATATACTCTTGAATGTTTCCTTGTTCATCCAAAAGAGGCATAATAACCGATTTAACATAGTAACTGCTACCATCTTTACGTCTGTTTTTAACGACACCTTTCCATGTCTTTCCCTCTTTAAGGGTTACCCACATCTCTTTGAAAAAGCTTTGGAGGTTGTCAGGATGGCGAACGATATTATGTGGTTTTCCAACAAGTTCTTCTCTGGAATATCCCGAAATAGCAACAAATTGATCATTGGCATAGGTAATAATGCCTTTAGTATCTGTTTTCGAGACAATTGTATTTTCGTCAATGGCTTCTTTATAGTGCTCCAAAAGCTGTGTTTGTTTTTCATGTTCACAAATAAGATGCGCAATTTCTCCCAATTCATGCTCTTGACGTGAAAGCCCTACAATATAGCCTAATTGATGGGTTTTAAGTGCCATTGAAATACGCTTGATGGGGGTAAAAATAACAGTGTGCGTAAGTGCGTAAAAAAGCACAATGACACACAGGATAATGATAATGCCTGCAAAGGCAATAGAGTTTTGTAACTCTGTGATAAAAAGAAGAACTGAAGGCGTATGATAAAAATCAATGTAACCAATCACATCATCTGAGAGAGAGGAGAGTGGAAGATGGAAATGTTCTCCTAAAGAGGGATGATCTGTATTTCGAGAAAGAGAGGAATGACCAAGTGTAATCTGTTCCATTTTTTCCAAGAAAGCATCGTCAAAAATACGTCCTAAAACTAAAAATCCTTTCGTTTCGCCCGTGCGCTCTAAATCTGCTGAGTACTGAATAGGTGCTAGAAAAAATTGAATAAATTTTCCATTTTCAAAGTAGAAAAATTCTTTGAAGGAAGAAGAATGAGGGACAAATGTTGATAAATCAAGATTTATGCTATCGGCTTCTTTGTTTTTATGGCTATAAACTTGCTTTTTTGAAGTATCAAATACAAAAATATAAGAAAGATGAAATGTTGGAATCATTGGTTCTAAATTATCTTTGCTCCAGCTCAAATCTTGCTTGTGTACAAAGTCTACCATTTCATCCCAGCGAGAGTAGTCATGGGTTATTTGTCGTATGGCGGTACTTTCAAGATTTAAGACCGCTTTGTAGCGTTCAAATACACTAATTTGCTCTTGTTTTATTTGATACTGCTCTTGCGTTTTTTTACTAAACCATACACTCGCCGTTAGAATGAGTGCCAAGGAAAGAATGAGTGCGCTGTAAAGTGCGTATGTTTTTGCTATTTTCATGCATTCAGTATAGTTAAAAGCGATTTAAATTTGCTTTATTTTAAAAAATAAGATACACTATTTTCCTAGAAAGATGAGGTTCGAGTTCATCTTTGGTAGTTTTTTGATACGTGACCTTTAGTTAGCATCCTAAAATACTCCAAAAATACTCAATTTTCTACTTTTCGATCTTATAACAGGAGCATACGATGGCTTTATTAGAGGGAACCGTTAAATGGTTTAACAATGAAAAAGGTTTTGGTTTTATCCAACCAAATGATGGCGGAAAAGATGTATTCGTACACTTTCGTCAAGTAAACAGATCAGGTTATGGTCGTGTATCTTTGGCAGAAGGCCAAAAAGTTACTTATGAACTAGGCGAAGGTCCAAAAGGCCCACAAGCTGAGAACGTAACAGCACTATAATTTTTAGGAGGAGATTTTCTCCTCCTTTTCTTCTTTTTTAAACCAATAGTTAAATTCACTTCCTTTTTTCTCTTCAGACCTTACTTCAACCACAATACCATACTTATCACAAATACTTTTAACAATACTAAGACCTATTCCAAAACCACCTTTATAGATATCCCCTCTGTAGTGACGCTCAAAAATTTTATCGACCTCTTTAATTCCCACTCCTTGATCTTTAACACCAAAACAGAGTCCAGTCTCTTTTTCACTTAAATGCACTTCAATTGTGGTTTGAGGTGGAGAATACTTAATTGCATTGGTGAGATTGTTGTCAATAATACGCTGAAGCTCAATGCGGTTGATGCGAACAGAGTGTTCAGGCTCAATGTCTGAAAGGATGGTAATCTCCTTCGAAGAGCTAAGTGCTTCAAAATAAGCAATTCGATCTTCCAAAAATGTAGAAAAATCGAGTACTTCGACCGTGTATGTAATGGTTTTGTTTTTGATGAGGTATTCTAAATCATCATAGAGTGTTGAAAGTGTTGAGAGCGCTGCAAGGGTGCGACTGAGGCGTTTATCTTTGTATTTCTTTACTAACCCTTCAATGTTGAGTTGCATAATGCCCAGAGGCGTTTTAAGCTCATGCATGACATCGGTAAAAAAAAGGTTCATACGCGTGGAAGTCTCGATGTAAGGTTTGAGTAACAGTTTTAACAGTAGATATGAAAAGATCAGCATACCTATCAAAACGACGCCGATGATAACCAAAATATCGAAAATAACTTGGGAATGTGAAATCTCTTTTTGGACAACTAAAAACTTTACATGTAAAGCATTGGATGGCAGAGGGTATTTATAAAAAAGAGAAGTATCATTTTTGACAAATTCATCGCTGAACGTGGGAATGGGTTCTTCAATCAGGGAAAAAACAATGTGATTGTTCGCGTCTAAGAGGGCACTTTTAAAAATGATGGAGCGAGGAAATAAAAAGGTTTTTTGAAGTGGTGAAATTCCTTGAATTGCTGTTTCGATCTCTTTCGCATACGATCTTATCTGCACCTCTTGGTTCACTTGGCTAAGGCGCAATGAGACAGAGAGATAGTTGAGAATGGGAAATGAGACGAGTAAAAGGGTTAAGAGCGTGAGAATGATGGCGAAAATAAACGCATTTTTAGTCTCACTTTTCAATTTTGTATCCTATCCCTTTGGCGGTGATGATAAACTCTTTATCGGTCTTATCACGCAACTTTTTAATGAGCATGCGTATGTCGTTATCCCCAACCTCTTTGTCTTCCCAAACGTACTCATGGATAAGTTCCGTGGAGATAAAATTACCTCTATTTTTGACCAGTACAAAAAGCAGTTTGCGCTCAAAATTGCTTAGATTGACCTGCATGTTTTCAAACCAAAGGCTTTGGTCATCACTATGGTACGAAAATCCGCATGAGAGGGGAATAACATCTAGCGTTGAGTGCAAATGGTAACTTTTGAGTGTCTGCGAGACACGGTATTGAAGCTCTTTAAGCGAAAAAGGTTTACGTAAATAGTCGTTGCATCCTAACTCATACCCTAAGGAGAGATTGTTAATGTCTGTCAGTGAGGTAATAAAAATAATGGGAAGATCCAACTTAGCTTTGCGAATCTCTTTGAGGATTTCATAACCATCCATATGGGGTACACGAATGTCCAAAAGAGCCAGATGGTAGTGTTTTTCAAAAAGTGCATCCAGGGCTTGGAGTCCATCATCAAAGGCATCGACTTCGTAGCCCATCTCTTCAAGAGATTCTTTGATACTCTCATTATAAGTATAGTCATCTTCAAGGAGTAAAATCTTCATCGAATGAGTACCTCGCGTGTCGTGGAGCTTTCTCTTGCAGGCTCTAGCGTTTTTACATGTAAAGGTGCTGCGCGAGGAGCCAATGAAGCTCGAAGGAGCAAAGACTCTTTAAGCAATGACTCGCCAAACCAAATACCAATGTACCCAACCTGTTTTGCTTCAATATCAAAAAGTGGTGTAAAGCCAAAAAGAGCCCCATTGGAGCGTGCAAAGCCTTGTTGCATGATCGGTGTCGAGACAATCGAGATAAACGAATTAACACACCCTGTAGGACAACTGTTGCTTACGATGACGTAACCATCAACTTGTTCTAACTCTTTCATCCATTCCCCAATTTCCAATAACGCTTTGTCCATTAAAATAACAAAATTGATTTTCTTGGCGCTGAGTTTTTGTGCTACTTCATCAAAACTGATGATAATCTCTAAAGAGCCAATAAACTCATTTTTGTCAAAAATAGGGCAGAGCGCTTTGATGTTGAGGCGTTTTCCAAGCTCTATCGCGACTAAAGGTGTTTTGGTTTGCTGAAGAAGCGTAATGCCTTTGCGAAATGTGGAGAGATCGTCGCCGAAATCATCAAAATCCCAACTGCGAACGTATGCCTTAGCATCTTTGGTGTGAAGTTGGACTTCAAGGTTTTCGATTTGAAGATACTGTTTGATTTTAGGAATTTCACTTTGAAGGGTTGTGTAGAGCTGCTTTCGGTCATTTTTGAGGTAACCCTCTTTGAGGGCTTCATTTTGAGAAAGCATCAAAGCAATGCTAAGAGCCAGTTGTTTTTCATGGGAAATAAGCTCTTGGGTGAGTCCTAACACGCTCTCCACGCTATTTTTGGCATCTTCAATATAAAGGTTGTGATTAGCGCGATAAATCAAAAAGCTCAGAGTGAGTATCGCAATACCAAAGAGTCCAATAAAAAAAGCAAACGCGCGAAAATTTTTGATGAGAACTCCTTTGTGTGAGGAAACATTGGAAAATTATACCTTAAAAGTAAAAAGGAAAAATTGACGATAAATTGACGTAAAGAGCGTATGATGTTGTTAAGAATCATTTTAAGGAGGCATTATGAAGAGAGTTTCAATAGTACGATTTTTGCTCATCGTATCCTGTGCAAGCGGGCTTTTTGCATTGGATACAGCAGAACTCAGCAAGCGTTCAGACAAAGGCTTTAAACCCGTTGTGGTGAAGGATTGGAAAGCACCCGATGAGAGTACTATTCCTAAAAACCTTTTTGGCGATACGGTGCGTTATGGTAAAGCACTTGTCAATGAAACCTATAAATACATTGGCCCTGAAGTGGCTGACCCTAAAATGCGTTATGCGGGTAATAATCTTGCCTGTTCATCATGCCACCAAGATGCAGGTACTAAAAAATGGTCGGGTCCTTTTATGGGAACATTCCCTAACTTTCCACAATACCGTAATCGTGATGAGAGTATCGGGAGCATTGAAGGACGTGTGAACGGTTGTATGGAACGCAGTATGAACGGTCGTTCTTTACCCGAGGATGGCAAAGAAATGCGAGCTATTGTCACTTATATGTACTGGTTAGCGCAAGGTATTCCTGTTGGAGCCAAAGTGGAAGGGGCTGAGTTTCCTCAAGTCAATCGTAAAATGATTATGACGCAAGCCGCTGATCCGATCAAAGGTGAGAAGGTTTACAAAGAGTTCTGTGCTTCATGTCATGGTGAAAATGGCGAAGGTGTCAAACGTGAAGGCAAAGCCAATGGTTACGAGTTCCCGCCACTGTGGGGAAAAGACAGCTACAACACGGGAGCTGGTATGTACAGAGTTATTCGTGCAGCTGACTGGGTCGTTGCCAATATGCCTTTAGGTGCAGACAATAAAAATCGTATTTTAACCGATGAACAAGCCTATAATGTCGCAGCGTATATCAATAACTACGATAAACCACGTGATGTGAAAGCCAATCGTGAAAAAGATTTCCCTGATCTTAGTATGAAAGTGCCTGATAGCGACATTGGACCGTACGATGATGGTAAAAACCGTCACCAACATAAATTTGGTCCTTATCAAGGTATTATTATTCCTGCAAAATAGTTTTACATGTAAAGTGGCAAACCCCGATTTTGCCACTTTTTTACGGTACGATTTAAAAAAAATAGAGGTAGCATTTAGTGGCATTTAGTAAAACAAACCGTTCTCATACACTCAAAGGTCTTTTCATTGTAGCCTTATTTGCGTATGGTGCATACTTTCTTTCGGAGCTTTCATTTTTCAAACATCTTGCTATCTCTCCCTTGGTTATTGGCATTGCATTGGGGATGGTTTATGCCAATACGTTTCGTGCAACGTTTCCTAAAGAGTGGGAAGGTGGCATTTTATTTTCTGCGAAAACATTGCTTCGCCTAGGCATCGTGCTTTATGGATTTCGCATTACATTTATGCAGATTCAAAGTGTGGGACTTTCAGGTTTTGTATCGAGTCTGATGATTGTTGTTTTAACCTTTTTGATAGGGTATGCCATTGGGGTGAAAGTGTTGAAGCTTGATCCTGAAATTGCATTGCTTACGAGTGCGGGAAGTGCTATTTGTGGCGCGGCTGCGGTTTTAGCAACCGAGGGCGTGCTTAAAAATGAGTCGTATAAAAGTGCGGTAGCGGTGGGAACCGTCGTACTTTTTGGCACGCTTTCCATGTTTTTATACCCCATTGTTTATCAACTTGGCTGGATTCCGCTTGGACTTGGGGATGAAGGACTTTATGTCGGTGCAACGCTTCATGAAGTGGCGCAAGTCGTGGGTGCGGGAAGTGCTATAAGTGAGGAAGTAGCAAATAATGCGGTGATTGTTAAAATGATCCGTGTGATGTTGTTAGTGCCTTTTTTAGTGATTTTAGGCTATATCGTTACACGTTTTAAAAGTGGTAATGCGCATGAAAAACAGATGGTTATTCCATGGTTTGCGATCTTTTTTATTGGTGTTGCAGGTTTTAATTCGTTCCATTTTTTACCTTCTTCTGCGATTGATGGCATTAATATTGTTGATACTTTCATTCTTACAATGGCAATGACCGCACTGGGGATGGAGACTTCCTTCTCCAAATTTAAAGGTGTGGGCGGTAAAGCGATGCTCTTAGCACTCATTTTATTTGTTTGGTTAATCGTGGGTGGTTTTTTCATTGTGAAAGGATGTAGCTTTTACATGTAAAGGCACATTGTTTAAAAAAATTCTCTATAATAGAGGAAATTTTTTAAAGAGTTTACATGAACAAAGAAAAACTGATCTCCGATACCCAAACCTTGCACCGTTTCATTCAGCTTCATTGCGATAAAAAGCATCAGGATGTTCCTAAAAAAAAGGGAACTTTAGAGGTAAGCTTTCAGGAGGAGTCGTTATGCTCACTTCCTTACCATGTGTGTGAAGAGTGTGAGACACTTTTTCTTTATGCGTATGGTAAGCTAAAAAATTGTCCGCATGAGGATAAACCCAGTTGTCGTAAGTGTCCAAATCCTTGTTATGAAAAGTCAATGTGGAAAAAAATGGCACATGTGATGATGTTCAGCGGCATGCATTTTGGACTGACTAAAATACGTAAACTCTTCTTTAAATAATGCTCCCATACCTTAGCCACAAAGCCTACATGCAAAGCAGGTATGGCGAAGCACTTTTTAGCATTCCCGTCAATCTTGAATTTGGCTGTCCAAATCGTGACAAAGATGGCAGTGGAGGCTGCTCTTTTTGCCCCGAACACGGAGCCAGGGCTGCTCAAATAGCGGATGCGAAAAGCGTGGAAG
It contains:
- a CDS encoding DUF309 domain-containing protein; translated protein: MLAIEQFLKVVENNEFVEGHEVLEEDWHRLKKLPEQSDEAKILKGLINASTALALACKGKREGAARVWQTYEKYAPLIECTPSSHTAKYKEAQTLLLRKYVLYM
- a CDS encoding EAL domain-containing protein; amino-acid sequence: MKIAKTYALYSALILSLALILTASVWFSKKTQEQYQIKQEQISVFERYKAVLNLESTAIRQITHDYSRWDEMVDFVHKQDLSWSKDNLEPMIPTFHLSYIFVFDTSKKQVYSHKNKEADSINLDLSTFVPHSSSFKEFFYFENGKFIQFFLAPIQYSADLERTGETKGFLVLGRIFDDAFLEKMEQITLGHSSLSRNTDHPSLGEHFHLPLSSLSDDVIGYIDFYHTPSVLLFITELQNSIAFAGIIIILCVIVLFYALTHTVIFTPIKRISMALKTHQLGYIVGLSRQEHELGEIAHLICEHEKQTQLLEHYKEAIDENTIVSKTDTKGIITYANDQFVAISGYSREELVGKPHNIVRHPDNLQSFFKEMWVTLKEGKTWKGVVKNRRKDGSSYYVKSVIMPLLDEQGNIQEYIAIRYDVSELFEQVEHLRKEKLIELPSRKVLFEVIEHATMPHLAILNICGFRDINTLHGQAFGDLYLRHLAIKIKQLMSKSWQLFHLQSDEFALFCDSSLPDQAFNDECQHLLAVLSHEGLFIQQAFYPLSLRFGIANGREYLYNRAEIAMKEARIAHKAFVIYDDDKGFEERLQKDIQWNETIRNALKENRFTIFLQEIVPLHVKGEERKKYEVLIRLIDTDGHIISPFHFIDLAKRMHLYDQLTRFVLQEGFRAAVELHCDISINITKEDILNQETTAYLMNLLEQSPTLKGRITLELVESEGIEDSVDVQTFIQKARAHGCLLAIDDFGTGYSNFEYLLRLKVDFIKIDGSLIKHLDTDVNAYATVKTITHFAKNLGILVVAEFVHKKEILEKVQELGIDYAQGFYLHEPSPKPKIKSSHASN
- a CDS encoding cold-shock protein gives rise to the protein MALLEGTVKWFNNEKGFGFIQPNDGGKDVFVHFRQVNRSGYGRVSLAEGQKVTYELGEGPKGPQAENVTAL
- a CDS encoding sensor histidine kinase; amino-acid sequence: MKSETKNAFIFAIILTLLTLLLVSFPILNYLSVSLRLSQVNQEVQIRSYAKEIETAIQGISPLQKTFLFPRSIIFKSALLDANNHIVFSLIEEPIPTFSDEFVKNDTSLFYKYPLPSNALHVKFLVVQKEISHSQVIFDILVIIGVVLIGMLIFSYLLLKLLLKPYIETSTRMNLFFTDVMHELKTPLGIMQLNIEGLVKKYKDKRLSRTLAALSTLSTLYDDLEYLIKNKTITYTVEVLDFSTFLEDRIAYFEALSSSKEITILSDIEPEHSVRINRIELQRIIDNNLTNAIKYSPPQTTIEVHLSEKETGLCFGVKDQGVGIKEVDKIFERHYRGDIYKGGFGIGLSIVKSICDKYGIVVEVRSEEKKGSEFNYWFKKEEKEEKISS
- a CDS encoding response regulator transcription factor: MKILLLEDDYTYNESIKESLEEMGYEVDAFDDGLQALDALFEKHYHLALLDIRVPHMDGYEILKEIRKAKLDLPIIFITSLTDINNLSLGYELGCNDYLRKPFSLKELQYRVSQTLKSYHLHSTLDVIPLSCGFSYHSDDQSLWFENMQVNLSNFERKLLFVLVKNRGNFISTELIHEYVWEDKEVGDNDIRMLIKKLRDKTDKEFIITAKGIGYKIEK
- a CDS encoding cache domain-containing protein, which encodes MESVLGLTQELISHEKQLALSIALMLSQNEALKEGYLKNDRKQLYTTLQSEIPKIKQYLQIENLEVQLHTKDAKAYVRSWDFDDFGDDLSTFRKGITLLQQTKTPLVAIELGKRLNIKALCPIFDKNEFIGSLEIIISFDEVAQKLSAKKINFVILMDKALLEIGEWMKELEQVDGYVIVSNSCPTGCVNSFISIVSTPIMQQGFARSNGALFGFTPLFDIEAKQVGYIGIWFGESLLKESLLLRASLAPRAAPLHVKTLEPARESSTTREVLIR
- a CDS encoding c-type cytochrome — its product is MKRVSIVRFLLIVSCASGLFALDTAELSKRSDKGFKPVVVKDWKAPDESTIPKNLFGDTVRYGKALVNETYKYIGPEVADPKMRYAGNNLACSSCHQDAGTKKWSGPFMGTFPNFPQYRNRDESIGSIEGRVNGCMERSMNGRSLPEDGKEMRAIVTYMYWLAQGIPVGAKVEGAEFPQVNRKMIMTQAADPIKGEKVYKEFCASCHGENGEGVKREGKANGYEFPPLWGKDSYNTGAGMYRVIRAADWVVANMPLGADNKNRILTDEQAYNVAAYINNYDKPRDVKANREKDFPDLSMKVPDSDIGPYDDGKNRHQHKFGPYQGIIIPAK
- a CDS encoding YeiH family protein; translated protein: MAFSKTNRSHTLKGLFIVALFAYGAYFLSELSFFKHLAISPLVIGIALGMVYANTFRATFPKEWEGGILFSAKTLLRLGIVLYGFRITFMQIQSVGLSGFVSSLMIVVLTFLIGYAIGVKVLKLDPEIALLTSAGSAICGAAAVLATEGVLKNESYKSAVAVGTVVLFGTLSMFLYPIVYQLGWIPLGLGDEGLYVGATLHEVAQVVGAGSAISEEVANNAVIVKMIRVMLLVPFLVILGYIVTRFKSGNAHEKQMVIPWFAIFFIGVAGFNSFHFLPSSAIDGINIVDTFILTMAMTALGMETSFSKFKGVGGKAMLLALILFVWLIVGGFFIVKGCSFYM
- a CDS encoding nitrous oxide-stimulated promoter family protein produces the protein MNKEKLISDTQTLHRFIQLHCDKKHQDVPKKKGTLEVSFQEESLCSLPYHVCEECETLFLYAYGKLKNCPHEDKPSCRKCPNPCYEKSMWKKMAHVMMFSGMHFGLTKIRKLFFK